A single region of the Indicator indicator isolate 239-I01 chromosome 3, UM_Iind_1.1, whole genome shotgun sequence genome encodes:
- the TIGAR gene encoding fructose-2,6-bisphosphatase TIGAR produces MVRFGLTVVRHGETRYNKDKILQGQGVDEPLSATGFRQADAAGLFLSNVKFTHVFSSDLLRAKQTAATILGKNKFCKDLEIKYDARLRERKYGVAEGRPLTDLKAMAKAAGEQCPSFTPSGGETLDEVRERAKDFFDFLCHLVVELEQKEQDVHVAASRNSEAAEGQSVFPWTNHCSETELSPDGASQRLDANILVVSHGAYMRNWIGYFVSDLNCTLPTDVAKTQLSSVSPNTGVSHFLVKLESGNLLKPEIKCVCLNQDSHLVNV; encoded by the exons ATGGTTCGCTTCGGCTTGACCGTCGTCCGGCA TGGAGAAACAAGATACAACAAAGACAAGATACTGCAAG GTCAAGGAGTGGATGAGCCACTCTCTGCAACTGGTTTCAGACAAGCAGATGCTGCTGGTTTATTTCTCAGTAATGTGAAGTTTACTCATGTCTTTTCAAGTGACCTCCTTCGAGCAAAGCAG ACTGCTGCCACAATTCTAGGAAAAAATAAGTTTTGTAAAGATTTGGAAATCAAGTATGATGCAAGACTTCGAGAGAGA AAATATGGTGTTGCAGAAGGAAGGCCTTTGACTGATCTCAAGGCTATGGCaaaggctgctggagagcaatgTCCTTCCTTCACACCTTCTGGAGGGGAAACACTGGATGAA GTAAGGGAACGTGCAAAGGATTTTTTTGACTTTCTGTGTCACCTGGTTGTTGAATTGGAACAGAAAGAGCAAGATGTGCATGTTGCAGCAAGCAGAAactcagaagcagctgaaggacagtCAGTTTTCCCTTGGACAAACCACTGCAGTGAAACAGAACTTAGCCCTGATGGAGCTTCTCAAAGATTAGATGCCAATATATTAGTGGTGAGTCACGGAGCCTACATGAGGAACTGGATTGGTTATTTTGTTTCGGATCTCAACTGTACTTTACCAACAGATGTAGCAAAGACTCAGTTGTCTTCTGTCAGTCCCAATACAGGAGTTAGTCACTTCCTTGTAAAGCTTGAAAGTGGAAACTTGTTAAAACCTGAAATCAAGTGTGTTTGTCTTAATCAAGACTCTCACTTGGTGAATGTGTAG
- the FGF23 gene encoding fibroblast growth factor 23 — MPQCSHYSCLGYVLLCSLKAALAFPNSSPLLNPSWGNGDHLMHLYTDTERNSFHLQINADGYVDGVPHQTIYSALMIKSEGAGSVTITGVKSGCYLCMDMKGNIFGSHYFSQEDCVFNHRTLENGYDVYQSPKHHFLVSLGRVKQVFFPGMNPPPYSQFLSRRNEIPLFRFNTPEPHRNTRSADTDPADPHQILVPQRKSSTLGSQLQQQADFSHVPREPMRINQNDVVNPDDPHAMMEARRYASPRFYLTR, encoded by the exons ATGCCACAGTGCAGCCACTACAGCTGCCTGGGGTACGTGCTGCTCTGTAGCCTGAAGGCTGCCCTTGCCTTTCCCAACTCCTCTCCACTGCTGAATCCCAGCTGGGGGAACGGGGATCACCTGATGCACCTCTACACGGATACAGAGAGGAACAGCTTCCACCTCCAGATCAACGCTGATGGCTACGTTGATGGTGTTCCTCACCAAACCATTTACA GTGCCCTAATGATCAAGTCTGAGGGTGCTGGCTCAGTAACAATCACAGGTGTGAAGAGTGGGTGCTACCTGTGCATGGACATGAAAGGAAACATCTTTGGCTCG CATTACTTCAGTCAAGAGGACTGCGTGTTCAACCACAGGACTCTGGAAAACGGATATGATGTGTACCAGTCTCCCAAACACCACTTCCTGGTTAGCTTAGGCAGAGTTAAACAAGTGTTCTTCCCAGGTATGAACCCACCACCATACTCACAGTTTTTATCCAGGAGGAATGAAATCCCTTTGTTTCGATTCAACACACCTGAGCCCCACAGAAACACCAGAAGTGCAGATACGGACCCAGCGGATCCTCACCAGATCCTGGTCCCACAGAGAAAGAGCTCTACGTTGGgatctcagctgcagcagcaggcagacttcTCCCATGTTCCCAGAGAGCCCATGAGGATCAACCAGAACGATGTAGTCAACCCTGATGACCCACATGCTATGATGGAGGCCAGGAGGTATGCAAGTCCTCGCTTCTACCTCACAAGATAA